One region of Flavobacterium sp. KACC 22763 genomic DNA includes:
- a CDS encoding SDR family oxidoreductase: MQLSLTQKIIIVTGGAKGIGLGIVKVLAEENAIPFIVGRNENDNIKAVEELKAIGKEAHQVAADLTKPEDCKKAVEAVITKFGRIDGLVNNAGVNDGVGLENGNYEDFAASLHKNLVHYYLMAQHALPYLKESKGAIVNIGSKTAETGQGGTSAYAASNGGRNALTREWAVELLKYSIRVNAVIVAECYTPLYETWINTFENKEEKLAAITKNIPLENRMTTAEEIANMVVFLLSEKSSHTTGQIIYVDGGYTHLDRSI; this comes from the coding sequence ATGCAGTTATCATTAACCCAAAAAATCATTATCGTTACGGGAGGTGCAAAGGGAATCGGTTTAGGAATCGTTAAGGTTTTAGCCGAAGAAAATGCCATTCCGTTTATTGTTGGTCGTAACGAAAATGACAACATCAAAGCCGTAGAAGAATTAAAAGCCATTGGGAAAGAAGCGCACCAAGTTGCCGCCGATTTGACAAAACCTGAAGACTGCAAAAAAGCCGTTGAAGCCGTAATCACAAAATTCGGTCGCATTGACGGACTTGTAAACAATGCCGGAGTTAATGATGGCGTTGGATTAGAAAACGGAAATTATGAAGATTTCGCTGCTTCGCTTCACAAAAATTTAGTGCATTATTATTTGATGGCACAACACGCACTTCCGTATCTTAAAGAATCAAAAGGAGCAATTGTAAACATTGGTTCTAAAACTGCCGAAACTGGACAAGGCGGAACCTCAGCGTACGCCGCTTCAAACGGTGGAAGAAATGCTTTAACCAGAGAATGGGCTGTTGAATTGCTAAAATACAGCATTCGTGTAAACGCTGTAATCGTAGCAGAATGTTACACGCCGCTTTACGAAACCTGGATTAATACTTTTGAAAATAAAGAAGAAAAATTGGCTGCTATTACCAAAAATATCCCGCTAGAAAACAGAATGACAACTGCAGAAGAAATCGCAAATATGGTGGTTTTCTTATTGTCTGAAAAATCAAGCCATACCACCGGACAGATTATTTATGTTGATGGTGGTTACACTCATTTAGATAGATCTATTTAA
- a CDS encoding sodium/sugar symporter, which translates to MNQNLAFADYAVFIIYFIVVSVYGYTVYRKRKQDEHDAKAYFLAEGNLTWWAIGASLIASNISAEQFIGMSGEGFFLGIAVAAYEWLAAVALIIVAVWFIPVYLKNKIYTMPQFLKTRYNESTALIMAVFWLFLYVFVNLTSILYLGAVAINGLAGGQYLHAIMIGLAVFALFISLGGMKVVAYTDVIQVAVLIIGGLVTSYIALTTVGQYFGVGENAIAGFKVLMKEAPEHFKMIIPKPTAASSQLEIDKYLTFPGLLSYAAGIWIINLNYWGCNQYITQRALGADLQTARTGILFAGMLKLLMPLIVMLPGIAAYVLYTNGHLPQLVGGKDGAYSAVLTFLPTGLKGLSVAALTAAIVASLAGKVNSISTIYTLDVHKKYIQKEAGEKQQVNIGRIAVFVAMLLAVLFTWNDILGIGGVGGFTYIQKYTGFISPGVFAMFFLGMFWKRTTGTAAIVGVILGFLLSVLFNEYAPALFGNDTLLYTAYSNGKGAFEIPFHICMGLSFLFTMIAMILISFAGPKVNPKAFETEPGMFKVQPQTTVLIVITLLIIVALYVKFW; encoded by the coding sequence ATGAACCAAAACCTCGCTTTCGCAGACTATGCGGTTTTTATTATTTATTTTATCGTAGTCTCTGTCTACGGTTACACCGTTTATCGTAAACGTAAACAAGACGAACACGATGCTAAAGCTTACTTTTTGGCTGAAGGAAATTTAACTTGGTGGGCAATTGGAGCTTCTCTTATTGCTTCTAATATCTCTGCCGAGCAGTTCATTGGAATGAGCGGTGAAGGTTTCTTCTTAGGAATCGCTGTTGCTGCTTACGAATGGCTTGCTGCTGTTGCTCTTATTATTGTGGCTGTATGGTTTATTCCTGTTTATCTTAAAAACAAGATTTACACTATGCCGCAATTCTTAAAAACACGTTATAATGAGTCTACTGCGCTTATCATGGCAGTATTCTGGTTGTTTTTATATGTTTTTGTAAACCTTACTTCTATTTTATATCTAGGAGCTGTTGCTATTAATGGTCTTGCAGGAGGTCAGTATCTTCATGCTATCATGATCGGGTTAGCTGTTTTTGCTTTATTTATTTCTCTTGGAGGAATGAAAGTTGTGGCTTATACAGACGTTATTCAGGTTGCGGTTTTAATCATCGGAGGTTTAGTGACTTCTTATATTGCCTTAACAACAGTTGGTCAATATTTTGGTGTTGGCGAAAATGCAATTGCAGGTTTTAAAGTCTTAATGAAAGAAGCGCCAGAACATTTCAAAATGATTATTCCGAAACCAACTGCTGCATCTTCTCAGCTTGAAATCGATAAATATTTAACTTTCCCAGGATTGTTATCTTACGCTGCTGGTATCTGGATCATCAACTTAAACTACTGGGGATGTAACCAATACATTACACAAAGAGCACTTGGAGCAGATTTGCAAACAGCTCGTACAGGAATTTTATTTGCTGGTATGTTAAAATTATTAATGCCGCTTATCGTAATGCTTCCTGGTATTGCTGCTTACGTTTTGTACACAAACGGACATTTGCCTCAATTGGTTGGAGGAAAAGATGGAGCTTATTCTGCTGTATTAACATTCCTTCCAACTGGATTAAAAGGACTTTCTGTCGCTGCTTTAACTGCAGCAATCGTAGCATCTTTGGCTGGAAAAGTAAACAGTATTTCTACAATCTATACATTAGATGTTCATAAAAAATACATTCAAAAAGAAGCTGGTGAAAAACAACAAGTAAACATTGGGCGTATTGCCGTTTTTGTTGCCATGCTTTTAGCAGTTTTATTTACTTGGAATGACATCTTAGGAATTGGTGGAGTTGGAGGATTTACATACATCCAAAAATACACTGGATTCATTAGCCCTGGAGTTTTTGCCATGTTCTTCTTAGGTATGTTCTGGAAAAGAACTACTGGAACAGCAGCAATCGTTGGTGTAATATTAGGATTCTTATTATCTGTTTTATTCAACGAATATGCACCAGCTTTATTTGGAAACGACACACTTTTATACACAGCATACTCTAATGGAAAAGGAGCTTTCGAAATTCCGTTCCACATCTGTATGGGATTATCATTCTTATTCACAATGATTGCGATGATCTTGATAAGTTTTGCTGGTCCAAAAGTAAACCCAAAAGCATTCGAGACAGAACCTGGAATGTTCAAAGTACAGCCACAAACTACAGTATTAATCGTAATTACATTACTGATTATTGTGGCGCTTTATGTTAAGTTCTGGTAA
- a CDS encoding UDP-glucose--hexose-1-phosphate uridylyltransferase — MKNFDINEDPHRRFNPLINEWVLVSPHRAKRPWQGQNETISTEELPKYDSTCYLCPGNVRANGMNNPQYESSFVFENDFAAMKQDEIIFEDDIKHTFFKAKPEQGISRVVCFSPRHDLTLPEMEIADIENIIKTWQKEYTDLGNIKYINHVQIFENKGSVMGCSNPHPHGQIWAQSSLPTQVEKTQNSLKSYYDKNDRTLLEDYVKAELKAGERIVIENDHFVALVPFWAIWPYETMIVSKRAVNKITDFTAEESTAFAKILKQLTTKYDNLFNTSFPYSSGIHQSPTDGLLHPEWHFHMHFYPPLLRSATVKKFMVGYEMLGESQRDITPEKSAEVLRQLSDVHYKSLVKV; from the coding sequence ATGAAAAATTTTGACATTAACGAAGATCCGCACAGACGTTTCAATCCATTAATTAACGAATGGGTATTAGTTTCGCCTCATCGTGCAAAACGTCCTTGGCAGGGACAAAATGAAACTATTTCAACCGAAGAACTTCCTAAATATGACTCAACTTGTTATTTGTGTCCGGGAAATGTTCGCGCCAACGGAATGAATAATCCTCAATATGAAAGCAGTTTTGTTTTTGAAAATGATTTTGCTGCCATGAAGCAGGATGAAATCATTTTTGAAGATGATATTAAACATACCTTTTTTAAGGCAAAACCAGAACAGGGAATTTCGAGAGTGGTTTGCTTTTCACCAAGACATGATCTGACATTGCCAGAAATGGAAATTGCCGATATTGAAAATATCATCAAAACCTGGCAGAAAGAATACACCGATTTAGGTAATATAAAATACATCAACCACGTTCAGATTTTTGAAAACAAAGGAAGCGTAATGGGTTGCAGCAACCCGCATCCGCACGGACAAATTTGGGCACAATCGTCATTGCCTACTCAGGTTGAAAAAACACAAAACAGCTTAAAATCGTATTACGATAAAAACGACAGAACATTATTAGAAGATTATGTTAAAGCTGAATTGAAAGCTGGAGAAAGAATCGTAATCGAAAATGATCATTTTGTAGCACTGGTTCCTTTTTGGGCAATTTGGCCTTACGAAACGATGATTGTAAGCAAAAGAGCTGTAAACAAAATCACCGATTTTACTGCTGAAGAAAGTACCGCTTTCGCGAAAATCTTAAAACAGTTAACAACGAAGTACGACAATTTATTTAATACTTCATTTCCATATTCTTCAGGAATTCACCAATCTCCAACAGATGGTTTATTGCATCCAGAATGGCATTTTCACATGCACTTCTACCCGCCGTTGTTAAGATCAGCAACTGTAAAGAAGTTTATGGTTGGATACGAAATGTTGGGAGAATCGCAACGTGACATTACACCTGAAAAAAGTGCCGAAGTTTTAAGACAGCTTTCAGATGTACATTACAAAAGTCTGGTAAAAGTGTAG
- the galK gene encoding galactokinase produces the protein MNDILIQNTVAFFEKSFGSSPQKTVLSPGRINIIGEHIDYNDGYVLPAAIDKVICFAFAKNNTTTSKIIAIDLNEEFEIDLTQEVKLSDVVWTNYIRGVIKQLQDNGFSFEGFNCVFSSNIPVGSGLSSSAALECGMIFGIKSLFDLKIEKKDISLLGQKAEHWVGINCGIMDQFSSVHGLENKVIQLDCNTLDFEYHNADFKDYSLVLFDSNVKHSLFTSEYNTRRIECEEGLSIIKSHFPEVKTFRNATEEQVLSLKDKMTEKVFSRVHFVVKEINRVIKACEALDQGNIELLGELLFETHYGLSQEYEVSCEELDMLVDTAKEDDAIIGSRLMGGGFGGCTINLVKKGHENEVKRKFSKLYLDTFGIELKFYDVKISNGTTLL, from the coding sequence ATGAATGACATTTTAATACAAAATACCGTTGCTTTTTTTGAGAAATCTTTCGGGTCTTCTCCCCAAAAAACGGTACTTTCTCCAGGCAGAATCAACATCATTGGCGAGCATATTGACTACAATGACGGTTATGTTTTACCTGCTGCAATTGACAAAGTGATTTGCTTTGCTTTTGCAAAAAACAACACTACTACTTCCAAAATAATAGCTATCGATTTAAACGAAGAATTTGAAATCGATTTGACTCAAGAAGTAAAGCTAAGTGATGTAGTTTGGACCAATTATATTCGAGGCGTTATTAAGCAATTGCAAGACAACGGATTTTCTTTTGAAGGTTTCAATTGTGTTTTCAGCAGCAATATCCCGGTTGGTTCTGGATTATCTTCTTCTGCGGCTTTAGAATGCGGAATGATTTTCGGAATAAAATCTCTTTTTGATTTAAAAATTGAGAAAAAAGACATTTCGTTATTAGGACAAAAAGCAGAACATTGGGTTGGAATCAACTGCGGAATTATGGATCAATTTTCTAGTGTACATGGACTTGAAAACAAAGTAATTCAGCTAGACTGCAACACTTTAGATTTTGAATATCATAATGCCGACTTTAAAGATTATTCTTTGGTTTTATTTGATTCTAATGTAAAACATTCGCTTTTTACATCAGAATACAATACAAGAAGAATCGAATGTGAAGAAGGTTTATCGATTATAAAAAGCCATTTTCCAGAAGTAAAAACTTTTAGAAACGCTACAGAAGAACAGGTTTTGAGCCTAAAAGATAAGATGACTGAAAAAGTTTTCAGTAGAGTTCATTTTGTTGTAAAAGAAATCAATCGTGTTATCAAAGCTTGCGAAGCTTTAGACCAAGGAAATATAGAGCTTTTAGGAGAACTGCTTTTTGAAACTCATTATGGTTTATCGCAAGAATATGAAGTAAGTTGCGAAGAATTAGACATGCTTGTTGATACCGCAAAAGAAGACGATGCTATTATTGGTTCTCGACTAATGGGAGGCGGTTTTGGAGGCTGCACTATTAATTTAGTTAAAAAAGGACATGAAAATGAGGTTAAGCGTAAGTTTTCAAAACTTTATTTAGATACATTTGGAATTGAATTAAAATTCTACGATGTAAAAATCTCAAACGGAACAACGCTACTTTAA
- a CDS encoding aldose epimerase family protein has protein sequence MEIKHISHLKETHNCKSFGLMPNKEEIYSFDLVNNNGMKVQIINYGATVTSIQIPINGKLTDIVLGFDNLEAYLESYNLPSAPYFGTTVGRYAGRIHNATFSLNDKKFQLGGNNNGNTLHGGEMGFGRKAWSVINATSGENPSITFGLLSAHLDENFPGEMTVYLTYTLTEENELKLEYKATSTEDTIINLTHHSYFNLDGHDGNVLEQQMFIKSSQMLETDSDNIPTGNYTDLNDHDFDFRAHKNCPFPIDNSFVVNSKTEIVAQLISLKNKLRMNVYTDQPSVHIYVGGNCFGKLKGKENVNYNAQSGICFETQNFPDAPNQAHFPNAVLKKGEEYTQKTLYKFENLN, from the coding sequence ATGGAAATAAAACACATATCGCATTTAAAAGAGACTCATAATTGCAAATCGTTTGGTTTAATGCCTAATAAGGAAGAAATTTATTCTTTTGATTTGGTTAACAATAACGGAATGAAAGTTCAGATTATCAATTATGGTGCAACAGTTACTTCCATCCAAATTCCGATCAATGGAAAACTTACAGATATTGTTTTAGGCTTTGATAATTTAGAAGCATATTTAGAATCTTATAATTTGCCAAGTGCACCCTATTTTGGAACAACGGTTGGTCGTTACGCAGGTAGAATTCACAATGCAACTTTTAGTCTTAACGATAAAAAGTTTCAGCTTGGCGGAAACAATAACGGCAATACGCTTCACGGCGGAGAAATGGGGTTTGGAAGAAAAGCTTGGAGTGTAATAAACGCAACTTCAGGCGAAAATCCATCAATTACTTTTGGACTTTTGAGTGCACATTTAGATGAAAATTTCCCTGGCGAAATGACGGTTTATTTAACCTATACTCTAACAGAAGAAAATGAATTAAAATTAGAATATAAAGCAACCTCAACTGAAGATACTATTATCAATTTGACGCATCATAGTTATTTTAACCTTGATGGTCACGACGGAAATGTTCTAGAACAGCAGATGTTTATCAAATCATCCCAAATGCTGGAAACAGATTCTGATAATATTCCAACGGGAAATTATACCGATTTAAACGATCATGATTTTGATTTTAGAGCTCATAAAAACTGTCCGTTCCCGATTGACAACTCTTTTGTAGTAAACTCTAAAACTGAAATAGTAGCACAGTTAATCAGTTTAAAAAACAAACTGAGAATGAATGTTTATACCGATCAGCCAAGTGTACATATATATGTAGGCGGAAATTGTTTTGGAAAATTAAAAGGAAAAGAAAATGTCAATTATAATGCGCAAAGCGGAATCTGTTTTGAAACACAGAATTTTCCAGATGCGCCAAATCAGGCTCATTTTCCTAATGCTGTTTTGAAAAAAGGGGAAGAATACACGCAAAAAACGCTTTATAAATTTGAAAATTTAAACTAA
- a CDS encoding GntR family transcriptional regulator, whose protein sequence is MSMISIQNNIGLPKYRQIILSIEKAIEEGNLIKGDRLPSVNKVCLAFSLSRDTVLLAYDELKKRGIIYAIPGKGYYVKSVEITITQKIFLLFDELNIFKEDIYNSFLKNIGKNVQVDIFFHHFNVQVFKKLINDSNGNYTRYIIMPTNLSDITDSIKTLPVSDVIILDQTNPELKMFPAIYQNHQKDIYEGLMKGKSRLSKYKKLILIFPGFREPPGMKLGFESFCQAYSFDYEVISDFSNQSIALGDLYIIPHDRDLLLVIENAMSRNLKLGEDFGIISYNETPLKKIAANGITTISTNFELMGKILADMVLKGIKEQIENKSALIVRNSL, encoded by the coding sequence ATAAGCATGATTTCAATTCAAAATAATATTGGTCTGCCAAAATATAGGCAGATAATTCTTTCAATCGAAAAGGCTATTGAAGAAGGAAATTTAATTAAAGGTGATCGGCTTCCGTCTGTCAATAAAGTCTGTCTGGCTTTTTCATTATCTCGAGATACAGTCTTATTGGCGTATGATGAATTGAAGAAAAGAGGAATTATTTATGCCATTCCTGGCAAGGGATATTACGTTAAAAGCGTTGAAATCACTATCACTCAGAAGATTTTCCTGCTTTTTGATGAATTGAATATTTTCAAAGAAGACATTTATAATTCGTTTTTAAAAAACATTGGAAAAAATGTTCAGGTTGATATTTTCTTTCATCATTTTAATGTTCAAGTTTTCAAAAAACTCATAAATGACAGTAATGGAAATTATACAAGGTATATTATTATGCCAACGAACTTGAGCGATATTACAGACTCGATAAAAACCCTACCAGTAAGTGACGTAATTATACTGGATCAGACAAATCCTGAGCTAAAAATGTTTCCGGCGATTTACCAAAACCATCAGAAAGATATTTATGAAGGTTTGATGAAAGGCAAATCAAGATTATCAAAATATAAAAAACTGATTTTAATTTTTCCCGGCTTTAGAGAGCCACCAGGAATGAAACTAGGTTTTGAATCGTTCTGCCAAGCCTATAGTTTTGATTATGAAGTTATCTCAGATTTCAGCAATCAATCTATTGCTTTAGGAGATTTATATATTATTCCTCACGATCGTGATTTGCTTTTGGTGATAGAAAATGCAATGAGCAGAAACTTAAAATTAGGAGAAGATTTTGGCATTATATCGTACAATGAAACGCCATTGAAGAAAATTGCGGCTAATGGAATCACAACTATTTCGACCAATTTTGAATTAATGGGAAAAATTCTAGCCGATATGGTTTTAAAAGGAATAAAAGAGCAGATCGAAAATAAATCTGCTCTTATAGTAAGGAACTCTCTATAA